cgcgcaaacttATGACTGCATATCCGCTTGACATCTACGGCAACACCATTTGTTACTGCAAACCTTATCTTTTCCTGAGGATTCTGATGGACCGCAACTTTttatggagcccgcattgcaccCTACTAAAACAAATGCTAACCTCTATCACTCACTTAATCCGCTTTCTAGGCGAACAATCATTGGGCTCGTCAGTCCAGCCAATGTCAGAGTTGCGCAGGGCATTCTTTCTGCTGTAATTGCGATACAATACAGCCGCACTTTCAACCACGTGGAAGACTAATTTGTGCGCCCTCCAGACAATCTAGAGCCAGGCTCTTCGCACATGCCTGTATCTCCCTCGAAGTGCATCAACATTGGGAAGCATTGCCCTCAGCAAAGACACCCGATTTCGACATATATTGCCCTATGCTCTTTGCGAATGCACATATGTCATATTTCAAGAATTCCACAACATCACCTTGCGCCTGTGCCTCTGCAGAGACAACATTCTGACTTTGCAAAGGTAATAGCAATGTGACAGTCATCAATCCCAaaacagttcaccccggcagaaGGACCTCCCTCTTCACAGTGATGTATGCGGCTCCCATGTGTGCGCCGTGCTATTCCGGGGATAGCGACGAAATAAAATTTATCATCGCCAGCCCTAATGCAACTGACTCTATCCATGCAACACTTTGAATATAGCGACCGCACTCACGTCTTTACGTGTGGCTCGGTAGCCTCTGCTAGTTCTGCTTGCGTAGTGGTCGTTCCTGCGAGACAGATCGGTATTAACCAACTAATTTCACATAGACTACCTCTACTGGCGCAGAATTAGCCGCACTTCTTGCGGCGGTGAAGTACATCGCTGAACAATCTCCTCAAAAATGGACTGTTTTCTGTGATTGTAAAGCTATCCTACAATGTCTTCAATCCGCCTTGAGGCTTAGCGACCATGAGCGACTTGTAGCAGTGGTACGACATCTCCACCACCAGGCAACATTGTCCACACACCACTATCAAGAGCTGACGCAGCAAGGCAATTTCCAACTGCTGTCCCGAAACGTGACTGTATAGTCCCGGTCTACACCTGGAAGCTGGACACCTCGCTCGCACCATTTCGACCCCTTACTTCACCTTCAAATACCATTCGGCCTCGCCCGCTGTGATATTACGCTGTTGTGCCCCCTGTGACTGGGAGTGGAGTTCACATGCGCCTATTCCCATctcatcgcaatggcagactcccCAGCGTGTGAGCAGTGCGAATGCCATGGAAGGATCGGGCACCTACTCTCTGACTGCCCTCGTTTTGAGCGAGAGCGTGCCTTCCTCGCAGCTACACTCTGCCGCCACTTGGACTGTAGTCCTCTTAAAGCAACAAGGATTCTGGGGCCTTGGTCGAAACCTTCATCACAAAAGAAAGCAGTGAAGGTGCTCCagaagttcttaaaggactcgtGATTGAGTTCCTTTATATATGCGCCCTCTGTCCTCTTTGGTCACAGGCCGATGGACTCGTGATTAACTGAtttcgttgccgctctttctttccttttttctctttgttccCCACTTCCCGTGTAGgttagcctactgggcatcgccgggttaacctcccttcctttccgtccttctgtttctTTGTCTTCCTCTCTTTTTGTCGGTCTATCTTGAAGTCTTCTTTTCATAGCTCGAAAGAAAGTAAGGTAGCAGAAGTGAGCTAATGAAATACTAAGCCTGTTCTAAGCTTTATTTGCATATATAGAAGGTTTACTTCCATCTTGCATTATCCAACCAGAATTTTAGGTACCAAAGGAGCGAGTTCAAAATAACACGAAGGGCAACCATGCGTCAGCTGGGAACATAATGCCCACGTACGTGCATGTGATACGCTTTTGAGTTCATGGCAGATATAAAGGTTACTCCATCACAGCCACCCCGTCACCTTGTTCGCTGAATGCTTTCGCGTTTTGCAGACAATACAGGGCTCCTGACAAAAGCTCATGCCTAACGAAGCAGCAGTATAAAAGAATTTCGGACCCCAAGTAGTGTTCACTAATTGCAATTGCACTGCGCTATTCAACTAAGTTAAAATATGCTCACAGAGTTTCATTATCACAGGTAGTGTAAAACAGAAGAACTTTAAGTTCGTGGCTGTTATGACGGGTGTGTACGCACGACCTAATTATCGAGGGCGGCAAGTGCACAGCTTGAACTGATCTTCTAATTAGGTTATTTGCTCTGCAGggctcacatttttttttagtgcaggGCAGCGCTTCTGAGGACAATACAAAAGTATTCACGAAAAGCTTAATGATTGTAATGTTTTAAGGTGGCATTTTTAACATCCACTATAGTATCGTTTTTTTAAAATCTATAAAATAGTGGATGTTAAAAATGCCACCTTAAAACATTACAATCTTTAAGGTTTTCGTGAAGGCCTTGGATGGAAAATTTTTTTCGCGCCGCATTTTTGAGTAGTTACCGACATGAACGTCGTTGAAATAGCATGCTCCTAATAGTTTGGCTTTAGTTTTATGGTTTTTAAGGTTCCAatgcagctcaggctatgagagacgaggTAGTGGAGGGtgccgggtaatttcgaccacctggaattctttagagtgcactggcattgcacagcacgaACGCTTCTAGCGTTTCGACTCtattgaaatgcgactgccgcggccaggattgaacccgcatctttcgggtcagcagccgagaaccagaactactgtgccaccgcggcagctgctaATGCATTGTGGCATTACCTCTAAATTCCCTTCGCATTAGTTAAAAGCCCACCTTCACAATCTATTATTATGATACAAAATAACGAAGGGTTTATATGAGTCCTATTTCAAGCATGCATTTTGGTGAATAATTCAACATTGCTTTTGCTCTGAGGTCTAGTCGTAGTTGTTTTGGTAATAGAAAAACGTTTGTTCTTCAGAATTCCCATCTTTTCATTTCGTGTGTAACTGTTTGTCAGTTCATGGCTTACTTTTAATCTATCCGTCCTCCCCTTGTGTTTTGCAAAGTTTGGTCTTTAACATATTCTAAAAACAAATTAAGCAAAATTCCACGTTATCTTGCCACGAAAACTATGTGCTACTTTCAAGTCCTTATTTTTGTCACTTAGCTTGAAATGACATAATTATTTCCCATTTTAATTTGAGACGCTTTTCTAGTGTCACTTTTTAGAAAAGCTTGGAAAGTGTTTGGCGTTTCAAAAGAGATGGCTTACCTAGTTCTTGGCAAGCTAAAATACACATTTTCAGAAAAGTGTTTGCATTCAAGGCAGGTGGGTCTGGCTGCCATGCTTTAGCCCTGCGCCATCCACTACATAGCTAAATTGGTGTTTCCCCTCTTAtctcttttttgtatttttttgtccGCTGAGTAAAGCGAGCAGGGCAACTGGACTCATCACACACCAGTTGCCCAATTAGTACCaggtaccgactagcccagacaaacaccttattggAGTCATCATTGACAAAGGGAACTAGGTGCGGCTTCGTCGCTTGCTTCGTGGACTGTATATTCGCGTAGTATCTCAGCAACGGTGGGCAATTAACCCTCCCGCTAAAGGAGCGGTAACATTTGTCTTGTGGATAGGGACGGTTGAAGCCCTTTGGAATATGAATATGCGGACGAAAACATAATAGAGTAAATTCGTTAGACATATCTTAACCGCGCTATGGAAAGACAGTGAGTCTTCATTTCGATTTCACCATTTTTTGTATCCTGTTCGGGCAACATTCATACTTTTTGAAACATGACTGGACTGCATTCTGATTAATCTGAACTAATATTTTTCCAGACCTacagagatacaattcaacataCTGTCTTTAACAGAGGGCTCAGTCATCAGCACTTAGTTGGTTAGTCACTGAGATCAACTGTGAACAAAGTGCTCCAAAACGAAACGTTTAAGAGAAGCGTAGCGCCACGCGTTCATATTGACCTTCGACTAGTGCCGATAAGTTCTCTAGTTTCCATGCTGAACATGTTATTAAATTTACCTTCCTTAGCGCAAGCAACTTTGCAATGGGCTTTTGCCAGCTGCACACTTAAAAGTACACTTAACCGCGCTATTTTACTCTGCAAACGTCACAGAGTCCAGAATGCGTGTATGATAAGTAAAATTGCAAACAGTGATAATAGGTGCCCCTGGCTTTGCCCCTAACCTGTAAAAAGCGCAAACAGGTTTCGAGATGATGCAAGAAGCGCGAATTCGAGCCTATCAGGCTATCATCAACCTGACAGTCTGGAATTTCCCTGTGCGCGTAACAGAAGCAAACAACTTCACACGCCCGCGAACAAAATTCGTGTACGAGCAGAGCAGACGCTGGCTGTGTCATCACGACCCCCTGCCTAAGCAGTGAGCGCAAATGTTTGAAAACTCTACTCCCCACCATAAGTCTTGACGTAATCACACATCAGCACTTACATCTGGACGGGAGCTGGCTACGTTGTTGAGCTCGCACGGATCAGCGTCGATGTCGAAAAGGTATACAGACTGATTGGGATAAAAGTTTTCTTTGCTACTTCGGCAGTTTAGAGTCGCTCGTTCCCTCCAGTCCTTCGGAAGTTCCAGATCCTCCTTTCTGTAGAAACGCTTGAGAACGCTTGCGACCATGGATTTTTCGAGAAGATTGTCGAGGGCTTGATACGGAGCACTGCCAGGTGGGGGGCGGTATCTATCAGCATAGTAGCCGCTGCCGTCCACAACCAGCTTGTACCGTGAGTGACGCACAGCGCGGGCGTATGTGATCATTTCAGTGATGTCGTAGAGGAGCTCCTCCCGGGGTGAAGAAGACCCGTCGGACAAGTGTGACCACATATTATTCCCGTCTAGTTCGCCCAGTTCCGCTACGTTTCCGCCTGAAAAGACACGTCGTTAATCATTATTTACGAGGACCACAAGCACAGCGGAAAGCATGAGCGCTGAACTTGCTAAAATAAGTCTCCTAGCAGGAAATGTCGAGCTGGTTGATAATGGAGCAAAAAGAACTGACATACGCTGAAACAAAACGATGGGTTGAGCGGCGTAAGCAGAATGTGCTTTTAGGAtgattctttttcatttcattcttttcATTTTTGAAGCATCCTATTGCTTGGAAGCTGCACCAGTTAATTTCGCTTTAGTCTGACTGGCGCTTTTGGCTCGATGCTGATATTTTGTGCGAAAAAACTAATCCAATAGGCAAAcctcgagcaagatcttgcgatgtttttcGGTTCGTTGCAAGTGAAATAATTATATAAAACGACATCAAATAATGATCCATGACTGGGactcgaacccacggcggcgcgtaCACATCAGCTTCGTTGGctactgcgcgagagcactagacTTTCGCCGCAATGTCTTTATCTATTGCTAGAAAATCCAGCCCACTGAGCTACCAAATGCATTACACACACACTATGCCGAGATGCAGACATATTCTCATGTCTTCGTACACTGTACTCAACCAGCACATCAAAATTGCGGGAGACATGCACATGCGTCAAGAATCGGCAACTATTCAGGCGGCCGGTCCTTCGCAGCATAAACCCCCCGCTCCAAGACGAACTGTTCACTGAACACAGACTTAGATGAACGAGGTGGTTGTGCGTGTCGGTCCATCATGTGGCTGTTCTTCGACGGGCTAAAAAGTCCAATCAGCATTAACAGATCACACGGAATCCGGGATTCTTTCAGGACAGGCAAGAATTTTATACTGTAAGGAGAGATCTTAATGTCCTTTTTGAATGTCCTCTGTAGTATGTCATAGAAAAACCCTGCTTCACGGCACCACACAAAGCATTCATCGTCCTTCTTTGGCTGGCCACACAGGGGACAGTTCACCGACCATAGCACAAAAGTACTCTTGGAGCGAAGTCAGGCCTTCACGGGTAGAATCGGCAtgcggagtttaaaaaaaaaatttcatcagGTTAATTATACAATTCCTGAGCTCGGTTCAATACGTTCGAATCTATAAAACCGAGGTATAGGTTCCGATACACGTGCAAATGGAATAGAGATTCTTAGCACTTTTGTCATCTGCCGGCCTTGAAAAGTCAAATAAATATGCGAACGAGAAGCGAACAGCCTAGAACAGcccatgaaataaataaattcaaagatgaatgcgtaagcgttgcctcaatagctctgtctgataaagaactacgtttccttgatgagaatagaaaaacgtgcgcggCTGGTATTGTGCAACTTTAGACCTGTGTTCAGGAATTCTCATTATcatcaatctgttttgtgtatctctcttttcatttgagattggttgccactgtatttaagcagtggaaatcgcctcaataaacaagttgtaagttcagcgccgtgtctgtgcacttgtctcgtcctttgtcccctgcgctgctgaaaaacaatgtcacaccaacttgcccaagcttctacagtatcagaaGTGGGTGGCCTGCAGCTGTGAAGAATATTATTCGTGAAACAAGCTGGGGACTAAACAAGTGAAAGATGCCAACTCCTCCAGATTCGAGAGAAAGAAACAAATTGTCTTGACGCGTAGGCTGCCATCTAGTGCGCCAAAAACAAAGGTGGCGAAAAGTCTATGCAGCGCTTGTACCTCCTTTATAGCACAGTGCATCACTTGGAATGCATAGACGAGCTTTGCAACCAAGACGATATTGCACACTTCTCCCCGAGCAAAAATTCAGAGCTCCTGATCCATCCACGCCCGCGTTTGGCGCCTCACAGACAGAACCTTTCACTCCCAATAAAAGCCATTATTCTGGACCTGATGAAGTGCCACCCCAAGAtagcttatgccaccaaaatgatTAGAATTCCTACTCCGTAAACCCAACGAAAATGCTTTAGTATTTTCCAGTTTTATAGCCACGCCAGAGACGTCACAATAACTGCGTTGCTAAATATAAAACATCAAGAACGCTCTTGTTGTCAAAACAGGAATGGGCGACGTCATAAGCTTCGGCTAAAATCCTAATTTCCGTCCAACCAAGTGAAAATACTAGAATAGCTTGGGATCTGATGATACTAAGTCACAAGTGTCCGACGTATAAAGCAAATAACGGAGGAAATATTGGGAACCCCTGCCGACAGACGACATTAGTGGAATTGTTTTGGTAGGCTCATTACTTACGATCAACCTTGTATGGGACTGTTGTGTCATTGTCTAATGCCCTTAAGTAATACATACCCAATGTTTGAACGTTCCAAGACTGCAAACAAGAACTCATGACTcaccttatcaaaggctttcGCAAGATCTATCACCTAGGACGAACACGTCTCGTGTTAAGCCGTAATACACTCTAGCGCTCTGCATTGCACAGCACCGTCATCAACTAATACTCAAACTAACTTTAGTCAAAATAATGAAACTAATATTCGTGATCTGAGCAATCTGGGGGCAGCGAAAGagaaatgtgcgctgcatgcgttggcatagACAAAGCTCTGGCAGAACACGTAATTACAGCAATACGCGCTGGCGTTGagaacattgctgcagaaacgcggcactggagcataggccaccgCATTGGGTAAAATGGAGTTGACGATGAGAAAGTCCAAGGCGCGTATAACTGggtcctgggtcagtggacacctcaatcacgctttctgGTACGTAGTGGTGGTGTCCGCCTTCGAAAACCTTTGCTTTCGCacattttgtgcttagcaatgctaaaccacggGGCACTTCGCCACAAGGTCGTCATGTGGGTTTACCACTTTGTATTGTGAGCGACTTTGTGCATATAAGGCATCACTGTGGGCTCCGTCTTTCAAGCGTACGCACTGTCCTTTCACCGGAAAACTGTGGAAACTAGAACCTGCATTTTTGTGTAAGTATTTGATATTGAATAGGCATATACTTTGTATATTCAGGTTTCTCTGCAATTTTTATCTGTTTAGATGCGAGGATATGCGAGGATATCATAAGCGAGTAGATTTCTCCGACACGATCAATGTCAGCGCATAGCCATTCTGCGTACCTCCTTTTTTTAGTTGTTATTTTTAATTGTTATTTTTTAGTTGTTATTTTTACTCATTGCCCTTGGATCTTTAATGGCTACGTATGTATTTGTTCTGCTTGGATCTGCagtataaacaaataaataaaataaagaaatatcAGCTGTTTTGTTCAGATTTTACTGAAAACATAATTTCGCAATAGCATTTCCTCTCTAAAGTTGAAACATTTTTGAGTAATTGATGAATTAATGGAGTATTCAATTGGCTCCGTTTTATGTATTCTGTGATATGTAAATATCACAGTTTATGGACTAAGAAAATTTATCGAAAAGTTTGGAAATAAAGGGAGTTTCACTGCGATAGGGGCATAGTTATTAGGAAGCAAGACACCAACCTGCAAGTGAGTAGAGCGTTGGAAGCCAATCCGTGATGTGCATGAGTTGGTTGGACACTGTCCTATTCTGGGCCAGCAGGGGACTCCAGACAAAAGCGGCTACTCGGGTGCCCCCTTCCCAGAGTGTATTTTTCGATCCACGCAGTGGCCAGTTGAAAGCGCGGCTTCCGTGTGGCCCCCACTGGACGCCACCATTATCGCTGCTGAAGAGAATCACTATGTTGTCCAGCATGTCAGCCTCGTGTAGCGTCTGGAATATTTCACCTACTGACTCGTCCAATGCATCCACCATCCCTGCAAAAATAATGTACGCCAAAGCTCGAAACAAGTCCTCCGTTTAGCTCTGTATTCTTTCCCTGAAACGCGTGCCTAGAAATGAAGTCGCAACATCCACCGAAATATTATTCTAAAGTATGCTTAAATTTAATTATTTCTAGCGAAGTACATATATGAATAGTTTGTTTCTCAGGAAACCACGTTTCTAGTTATTTCGTAAGCAAAACATGCTTTGACAGCGAACTTGTTGCGTACTGGACAGCGTTTTTTATGCCCTCTATGCTAGAATAAAAAATTTAGAAATATCGATAAGCTTACTTTCCTGCTCGACAACCAAACGACCATACCTAACAAGTGAACAACTCCGCCAGCCACTCATCGCTTTTATCGAATCAGGCGGCGGAGCGGGGAAGTTTCGTGCTGTCATCATTCTGACGCCCAAGTGATCGCTGCTAAGGACGAGGCCTTTAAATTGCCAAGTAAGCGGGCCTGAGTGGTGTGCTTTTTCGAATTGAACACACGCAGCTGCGGGAACGTGGTTTTCCCAGCAGCGTCAGCGGTGGTCTTCAGATTGGCGCGCGAGAAACACCGCATCGTTGTTTTCCTCAGCCGTTTCTTTAGGAGAGCCGAGCACTGCGAGGTCGCCTCCCGTGTGGGCTCCCATCAtgtcccccctcctcccccctcccggGTCTCTTCAACAGCGCTGTCGTGCGGAATGTGCACCTACCCTCCGATTTCCATCCTCACCATTTCATTTAACCTCACTCGACAGCACGGCATATTTCCCCCTCCGTTCAGCttcaacacacacacacctgcGCCAGATGTGATTAGGCGCCATCAGTTTcgagattttttttaaaaaacacaTCTCTTTCTAATACTAAAAAATTATAGACTATAAACTAAAAAATACAGACTACAGCCTATAAACTATACTACTATAGGCTATAGACTATTAACACTCAGTCTTTGTGTGACTATTGGAATCGCAACCAGCcagtcagaaataaaattaagAACCTGTCTGCCTTTATCACAGCCACGAAAATG
This region of Amblyomma americanum isolate KBUSLIRL-KWMA chromosome 5, ASM5285725v1, whole genome shotgun sequence genomic DNA includes:
- the LOC144132634 gene encoding arylsulfatase B-like isoform X4; this encodes MQAILAGIEGPWGLPLDVRILPQYLKERGYETHLVGKWHLGYYSKSFTPTFRGFDSFYGFYNGDEDYYSHDIPYESDACLDFWFNTDPVRSENGSYSTTLFTQRAQNVIRQRDRSKPLFLMVSYQAPHGTPDQDQLQAPQKNVDKFPYIEERNRTIFAGMVDALDESVGEIFQTLHEADMLDNIVILFSSDNGGVQWGPHGSRAFNWPLRGSKNTLWEGGTRVAAFVWSPLLAQNRTVSNQLMHITDWLPTLYSLAGGNVAELGELDGNNMWSHLSDGSSSPREELLYDITEMITYARAVRHSRYKLVVDGSGYYADRYRPPPGSAPYQALDNLLEKSMVASVLKRFYRKEDLELPKDWRERATLNCRSSKENFYPNQSVYLFDIDADPCELNNVASSRPDVLQFMENRLDAYQASASLPLTKREHTSSPFRIRDGLCAPWHKAEEVAAPGASTPHHQTCRTQTLLFYTLTFWSFKSLFKLGIA